In one Agathobacter rectalis ATCC 33656 genomic region, the following are encoded:
- a CDS encoding nucleoside kinase yields MQEYSVKVTLPDGQVMAVTASESDTLEAVADRFKDYYEDDIILGIVNGRLRELNKKIKSDCELSFVTTADRDGRRTYRRSVVLLLQRAIYDVYGSMTQLHVMHSLGEGYYCQLEKAVECADSQQEKYNEDTDQGSRENSEKSVTEHDIDRIVCSMYTFVEKDLTITKHSAKTQYAEQLFKEKGLHDKERLLHYRRSSRVNLYELDGVVDYFYGFMAPSTGMLKYFDIVPYESGFVLLFPGAHSRSVEPLVTSNKLFHTLDDSREWSKMLGIGTIGSLNDAIAAGRGQEIMLLQEALMEQKIGNLAAQIASDDKKKFVMIAGPSSSGKTSFANRLSIQLIAKGRKPHPLSLDDYYVDREFCPKHPDGSFDFECLESIDVKLFNEDMNRLLKGEAVDMPSFNFKTGKREYRGRKLTLGVDDILVIEGIHGLNDRLSQLIPPEHKFKIYISALTQLNIDEHNPLSTTDERLIRRIVRDARTRGTNAMETIAMWPSVRKGERENIFPFQEQADVMFNSALVYELAVLKVYAEPLLFGIERDCPEYLEAKRLLKLLDYFLPMPADGIPNNSLLREFVGGSCFNV; encoded by the coding sequence ATGCAGGAATATAGTGTGAAGGTGACCTTGCCGGATGGACAGGTCATGGCAGTGACAGCATCAGAAAGTGATACTTTAGAAGCCGTAGCAGACAGATTCAAGGATTATTATGAGGATGACATAATCCTTGGAATTGTAAACGGCAGGCTTCGTGAACTGAATAAGAAAATAAAAAGTGACTGTGAGCTTAGCTTTGTGACGACAGCTGACAGGGATGGCAGGCGTACATACAGAAGAAGTGTTGTGCTGCTTTTGCAGAGGGCTATATACGATGTATATGGCAGCATGACACAGCTTCATGTGATGCATTCGCTCGGAGAAGGCTATTATTGTCAGCTTGAGAAAGCAGTGGAGTGTGCGGACAGCCAACAGGAAAAATATAATGAAGATACAGACCAAGGCAGCAGAGAAAACAGTGAGAAAAGCGTGACAGAGCATGATATCGACAGGATAGTATGCAGCATGTACACATTTGTGGAAAAAGACCTCACGATTACCAAGCACAGTGCAAAAACACAGTATGCGGAGCAGCTTTTCAAGGAAAAAGGGCTGCATGATAAGGAGAGGCTATTGCACTACAGGAGAAGCTCCAGAGTCAATCTCTATGAGCTGGATGGTGTGGTGGATTATTTCTACGGATTTATGGCACCCTCGACAGGCATGCTCAAATACTTTGATATAGTGCCGTATGAGAGTGGCTTCGTGCTTCTTTTTCCGGGTGCTCACAGCAGGAGTGTTGAGCCGCTTGTGACATCAAATAAGCTGTTTCACACGCTGGATGATTCCAGGGAATGGAGCAAGATGCTTGGAATAGGCACGATAGGCTCACTAAATGATGCGATTGCAGCAGGCAGGGGACAGGAAATCATGCTGCTTCAGGAGGCACTGATGGAGCAGAAGATAGGAAATCTTGCAGCGCAGATTGCTTCGGATGACAAAAAGAAATTTGTCATGATAGCAGGTCCTTCATCATCAGGCAAGACATCGTTTGCCAACAGACTGTCAATCCAGCTTATCGCAAAGGGCAGAAAGCCACATCCGTTAAGTCTGGATGACTACTATGTGGACAGGGAGTTTTGCCCGAAGCATCCGGACGGAAGCTTTGATTTTGAGTGCCTTGAATCTATTGATGTGAAGCTGTTCAATGAGGATATGAACAGGCTTCTTAAAGGAGAGGCTGTTGATATGCCTTCCTTCAATTTCAAGACAGGAAAGAGAGAGTACCGCGGAAGAAAGCTGACGCTGGGAGTTGATGATATACTTGTCATAGAAGGAATCCACGGCCTAAATGACAGGCTTTCACAGCTTATCCCGCCTGAGCACAAGTTCAAAATCTATATTTCAGCGCTTACACAGCTCAATATTGACGAGCACAATCCTCTTTCCACCACAGATGAAAGACTTATACGCCGGATTGTGCGTGATGCGCGTACACGAGGTACCAATGCCATGGAGACAATCGCTATGTGGCCGTCTGTCAGAAAGGGTGAAAGGGAGAATATCTTTCCTTTCCAGGAACAGGCGGATGTGATGTTCAACTCTGCACTTGTGTATGAGCTTGCGGTACTCAAGGTGTATGCGGAGCCGTTGCTTTTTGGCATAGAAAGAGACTGCCCGGAGTATCTCGAGGCAAAGAGGCTGCTTAAGCTCTTAGACTACTTTCTTCCGATGCCGGCTGACGGCATACCAAACAATTCACTGCTTCGTGAGTTTGTAGGAGGAAGCTGCTTTAATGTTTAA
- the rpoD gene encoding RNA polymerase sigma factor RpoD, with translation MAKKKEQKDMAQEQEQRLNFQQKLIEILELGKKKKNMLEYQEIADFFKDLNLDPEKFEMVIDYLEQNGIDVLKISNDDDVDDDIILDDEDEVEVEKIDLSVPEGVSVEDPVRMYLKEIGKVPLLSADEEIELAQNMEDGAVATEKINVLKGRIDGASEEEKAEIKEEIKTLQRDVDKGADAKKRLAEANLRLVVSIAKRYVGRGMLFLDLIQEGNLGLIKAVEKFDYKKGYKFSTYATWWIRQAITRAIADQARTIRIPVHMVETINKLIRVSRQLLQELGREPSPEEIAKEMNMPVERVREILKISQEPVSLETPIGEEEDSHLGDFIKDDNVPVPADAAAFTLLKEQLEEVLGTLTEREQKVLTLRFGLEDGRARTLEEVGKEFNVTRERIRQIEAKALRKLRHPSRSRKLKDYLE, from the coding sequence ATGGCAAAGAAAAAGGAACAAAAAGACATGGCACAGGAGCAGGAGCAGAGACTGAATTTCCAGCAGAAGCTTATTGAGATTCTTGAGCTTGGAAAAAAGAAAAAGAATATGCTCGAATATCAGGAAATTGCAGATTTTTTCAAGGACTTAAATCTGGATCCGGAGAAGTTTGAGATGGTAATTGATTATCTCGAGCAAAACGGCATAGACGTGCTTAAAATCAGCAATGATGATGACGTGGATGATGATATCATACTCGATGATGAGGACGAGGTAGAGGTTGAAAAGATTGATCTCTCAGTACCGGAGGGAGTCAGCGTCGAGGATCCTGTCCGTATGTATCTTAAGGAAATAGGTAAGGTACCTCTTCTCTCAGCAGATGAGGAGATTGAGCTCGCTCAGAATATGGAGGACGGAGCGGTAGCAACCGAGAAGATTAATGTACTAAAGGGCCGCATTGATGGTGCATCGGAAGAGGAAAAGGCTGAGATAAAGGAAGAAATAAAGACACTGCAGAGGGATGTGGACAAGGGAGCAGATGCCAAAAAGCGTCTTGCAGAAGCAAACCTGCGTCTTGTTGTCAGCATCGCAAAGAGATATGTGGGAAGAGGAATGCTTTTCCTTGACCTGATTCAGGAGGGAAACTTAGGTCTTATCAAGGCAGTTGAGAAGTTCGACTACAAGAAGGGCTACAAATTCTCTACATATGCCACATGGTGGATTCGCCAGGCTATCACAAGAGCCATAGCTGATCAGGCCAGAACAATCCGTATTCCTGTGCATATGGTTGAGACAATCAACAAGCTCATCCGTGTGTCAAGACAGCTCCTTCAGGAGCTTGGCAGAGAGCCTTCACCGGAGGAAATTGCCAAGGAGATGAACATGCCGGTAGAGCGTGTGCGTGAGATACTCAAGATATCGCAGGAGCCTGTTTCACTTGAGACTCCAATCGGTGAGGAGGAGGATTCACATCTTGGTGATTTCATCAAGGATGATAATGTACCGGTTCCTGCTGATGCGGCAGCATTCACACTTCTTAAGGAGCAGCTTGAGGAGGTGCTTGGCACTCTTACAGAGAGAGAGCAGAAGGTACTCACACTCCGCTTTGGCTTAGAGGACGGCAGAGCCAGAACACTTGAAGAAGTAGGTAAGGAGTTCAACGTCACTCGTGAGCGTATCCGCCAGATTGAGGCAAAGGCGCTAAGAAAGCTTCGTCATCCAAGCAGAAGTAGAAAGCTTAAGGACTACTTAGAGTAA
- a CDS encoding DUF5685 family protein, with translation MFGYITVNKDTLSEENKKIYQSYYCGLCQTMKSQYGRRAQMALNYDMTFLIVLLTGLYEPDSVTRDGFVCSVHPTKKRTLRTNEITEYAAAMNILLAYYNLIDDWKDDKSLTKKTYAEMLKKDFEKAKKGYPIQAKAIEDYIARLAECEKSNDTNIDAVAGLTGEMLGILFAWKQDEWQKDLKEFGCYMGKFIYIMDAYEDIGDDVKKKSYNPLIQLMHCCNNDQEKFDKSCRLMMTSMLSEAAKIFERLPILLHADIIRNVLYSGVWSKYEYIQMKKRKKHK, from the coding sequence ATGTTTGGATATATAACTGTCAATAAGGACACCTTGTCCGAGGAAAATAAAAAAATATATCAAAGCTATTATTGCGGGCTGTGCCAGACAATGAAGTCGCAGTATGGCAGGCGTGCACAGATGGCACTAAACTATGACATGACTTTTCTCATAGTGCTTCTGACAGGCTTGTACGAGCCGGATAGTGTGACGCGTGATGGATTTGTATGCAGCGTGCACCCTACGAAGAAGCGTACACTTCGCACCAATGAGATTACAGAGTATGCTGCAGCTATGAACATACTGCTTGCATACTACAATCTGATAGATGACTGGAAGGACGATAAAAGCCTGACGAAGAAGACATACGCAGAGATGCTGAAAAAGGACTTTGAGAAGGCAAAAAAAGGCTATCCGATACAGGCTAAGGCGATAGAAGACTACATTGCAAGGCTTGCAGAGTGCGAGAAGAGCAATGATACCAATATTGATGCAGTTGCGGGGCTGACAGGAGAGATGCTCGGCATACTTTTTGCGTGGAAGCAGGATGAGTGGCAGAAGGATCTGAAGGAATTTGGCTGCTATATGGGCAAATTTATTTATATAATGGATGCGTATGAGGATATTGGGGATGATGTGAAAAAGAAGTCATATAATCCACTTATACAGCTCATGCATTGCTGCAATAATGATCAGGAAAAATTTGACAAATCCTGTCGGCTTATGATGACATCTATGCTTTCAGAGGCAGCAAAAATATTTGAGAGGTTGCCAATTCTCTTACATGCGGATATAATCAGAAATGTTCTATACTCCGGTGTGTGGAGCAAGTATGAGTATATTCAGATGAAGAAAAGGAAGAAACATAAATGA
- a CDS encoding DnaJ domain-containing protein, giving the protein MIDPYQVLGVSRSASDDEIKKAYRSLSRKYHPDANINNPNKDQAEEKFKQVQQAYDQIMKEKQSGAAGTGGYGGAGSSSSYGGSSYGGAYGSGPGAGDPFGAGGPFGGFYGRYTYNNAGSSAQDDNPKVRAAGNFISNGYYNEALKVLEEVPFAERRGRWYYYSAIANQKLGNTATAIEHIQRAVSLEPNNMQYRQFMQIIENGGSWYSDMGDIYGRPSGRGSECCSLLATFLCWQMFCC; this is encoded by the coding sequence ATGATAGATCCATATCAGGTGCTCGGTGTCAGCCGCAGTGCAAGTGACGATGAAATAAAAAAGGCCTACAGGAGCTTAAGCAGAAAATATCATCCTGATGCCAATATCAACAATCCTAACAAGGATCAGGCTGAGGAGAAGTTTAAGCAGGTGCAGCAGGCATATGACCAGATAATGAAGGAAAAGCAGTCCGGTGCTGCCGGAACCGGTGGATATGGCGGTGCGGGAAGCAGCAGCTCATACGGCGGCAGCTCCTATGGTGGAGCATATGGTAGTGGACCGGGAGCAGGTGATCCATTTGGAGCAGGTGGACCGTTTGGTGGTTTCTATGGCCGCTATACCTACAATAATGCAGGCAGCAGTGCACAGGATGACAATCCAAAGGTGCGTGCAGCAGGCAATTTCATCAGCAACGGCTACTACAATGAGGCACTGAAGGTGCTTGAGGAGGTACCTTTTGCTGAGAGACGCGGAAGGTGGTACTACTACAGTGCTATCGCAAACCAAAAGCTCGGCAACACAGCGACAGCCATAGAACACATACAGCGAGCAGTGTCGCTTGAGCCAAACAACATGCAGTACCGCCAGTTTATGCAGATAATTGAAAATGGTGGCTCGTGGTATTCGGATATGGGAGACATATACGGACGCCCTAGTGGCAGGGGCAGCGAGTGCTGCAGCCTGCTAGCCACATTCCTTTGCTGGCAGATGTTCTGCTGCTAG
- a CDS encoding PH domain-containing protein, which produces MSVNESQIKNTTAGAIDDDDAVIFKERKRLLFLGLPWTFTKYTVTPSFITVESGLLSTTEDDCYMYKVADVKLTTSLMERIFKLGTIVCYTGDVTNPELKLVHVKHSREIKSYLLKQSEAARLKRRTLNTVDIGAHGADMADLDHDGIPDSLE; this is translated from the coding sequence ATGTCTGTAAATGAATCACAAATCAAAAACACCACAGCCGGCGCAATCGATGATGACGATGCTGTAATCTTTAAGGAGAGAAAGAGACTGCTGTTTCTCGGTCTGCCGTGGACTTTCACAAAATATACCGTCACACCGTCCTTTATCACTGTAGAGTCCGGACTCTTAAGCACCACAGAGGATGACTGCTACATGTATAAGGTAGCTGATGTAAAGCTCACCACATCACTGATGGAGCGCATTTTTAAGCTCGGCACCATAGTCTGCTACACAGGCGACGTCACAAACCCTGAGCTTAAGCTCGTTCACGTAAAGCACTCACGCGAGATAAAGAGCTATCTGCTCAAGCAGTCTGAGGCCGCAAGACTTAAAAGACGCACCTTAAACACTGTGGATATCGGTGCGCACGGAGCAGACATGGCAGATTTGGATCATGATGGTATTCCGGATTCGCTGGAATAA
- a CDS encoding aspartate carbamoyltransferase regulatory subunit, with translation MLNISGIHEGFVLDHIKAGMSLQIYRDLKLDKLDCTVAIIKNAKSSKMGKKDIIKVECPIESLDLDILGFIDHNITVNVIKGDKIVDKMELKLPHQVKNVIKCKNPRCITSIEQELDQIFVLSDEKNEIYRCKYCEEKYEGVK, from the coding sequence ATGCTGAATATTAGTGGAATACATGAGGGCTTTGTGCTCGATCATATCAAGGCAGGTATGAGTCTTCAGATTTACAGGGATTTAAAGCTTGACAAGCTCGACTGCACAGTTGCAATCATAAAGAATGCAAAGAGCAGCAAGATGGGCAAGAAGGATATCATCAAGGTAGAGTGTCCGATAGAGTCATTAGACCTCGATATCCTTGGATTTATTGACCACAATATCACTGTAAATGTGATAAAGGGTGATAAGATTGTGGACAAGATGGAGCTTAAGCTGCCTCATCAGGTGAAAAATGTCATCAAGTGCAAAAACCCAAGATGCATCACTTCAATTGAGCAGGAGCTTGACCAGATTTTCGTGCTTTCCGATGAGAAAAACGAAATCTACCGCTGCAAGTACTGCGAGGAGAAATACGAAGGAGTTAAATAG
- the priA gene encoding replication restart helicase PriA: MYANVIVDISHEKLDKTFQYSIPDELLCDIRPGVCVDIPFGSRTITGYVIEVTDKPEYDPARTKPLIGIKADSVAVEAKLIALAAWIRRNYGSTMNQALKTVIPVKKQAKEQVSRSIALKIDKVKARAQLALCEAKKQKAKARLFRALIDADDGARLEYSFVTGKLSVSAATIRALEQSGFIEVITQSGYRNPVEHMSVDTYDKVLNAAQQSVVDAIEGDIAAGLRNTYLIKGVTGSGKTEVYMELIAHCIQSGRQAIVLIPEIALTYQTVMRFFARFGNRVSIINSRLSNGERYDQFERAKNGDIDIMIGPRSALFTPFSNLGLIIIDEEHENSYKSESVPRYHAREVAIEYARMSDAIVVLGSATPSVDSYYKAKTGVYRLLELDKRVDDRPLPKCEVVDLRQELREGNRSILSTRLQELMEERLLNGQQTMLFLNRRGKSAFMSCRACGFVVKCPHCDVSLSEHSGGVMVCHYCGYRQPVPKVCPSCGSKYISGFKAGTQKIEAMVAKRFPQARILRMDYDTTRAKDAYEKILQAFSNHEADILIGTQMIVKGHDFSNVTLVGVLAADMSLHVNDFHAAERTFALLTQAAGRAGRGKLPGNVVIQTYDPDHYAIRTAKEQDYEAFYDKEIEYRRLMNYPPVWNMLLVHVTSPDESECSSMAQQVYDIALQMISHTDENQSPDDRHLIQLIGPADATIAKVNDIYRKVIYMKTSDYAALISIKDVIEQAVKADTAMKHANISFDFNPMSGF; this comes from the coding sequence ATGTATGCCAACGTGATTGTGGATATATCCCACGAAAAACTGGATAAGACATTTCAGTACAGCATCCCGGATGAGCTTTTATGCGACATCCGTCCGGGTGTGTGCGTGGATATTCCATTTGGCAGCCGCACTATCACAGGCTATGTGATTGAGGTCACGGATAAGCCTGAGTACGACCCGGCAAGGACAAAGCCTCTTATCGGGATAAAGGCAGACTCTGTGGCTGTGGAGGCAAAGCTCATCGCACTTGCGGCATGGATACGGCGCAATTACGGCTCTACCATGAATCAGGCGCTTAAGACTGTTATACCTGTAAAGAAGCAGGCTAAGGAGCAGGTGAGCCGCAGTATTGCACTGAAAATAGACAAGGTAAAGGCAAGGGCGCAGCTTGCGCTTTGCGAGGCAAAAAAACAAAAGGCAAAGGCCAGGCTTTTTCGTGCGCTGATTGATGCTGATGATGGGGCGCGCCTTGAGTATTCCTTTGTGACAGGCAAGCTGTCGGTGTCGGCTGCCACTATAAGAGCGCTTGAGCAGAGCGGCTTTATCGAGGTCATCACACAGAGCGGTTACAGAAATCCTGTGGAGCATATGAGTGTGGACACCTATGATAAGGTACTGAATGCCGCGCAGCAGAGTGTGGTTGATGCGATAGAAGGCGACATTGCCGCCGGTCTTAGAAATACTTATCTGATTAAGGGTGTCACCGGAAGCGGCAAGACAGAGGTGTACATGGAGCTTATCGCACACTGTATACAGTCCGGGCGTCAGGCGATTGTGCTGATTCCCGAGATTGCCCTTACTTACCAGACCGTGATGCGTTTTTTTGCAAGATTTGGGAACAGGGTTTCGATAATCAATTCAAGACTTTCAAATGGTGAGCGTTATGACCAGTTTGAGAGAGCTAAGAATGGTGATATTGACATCATGATTGGCCCGCGGTCGGCGTTGTTCACACCTTTTTCAAATTTAGGACTTATCATAATAGATGAAGAGCACGAGAATTCATACAAGAGCGAGTCGGTGCCACGCTATCATGCCAGGGAGGTGGCGATAGAGTACGCGCGCATGTCCGATGCCATTGTGGTACTTGGCTCTGCAACACCGTCGGTGGATAGCTATTACAAGGCAAAGACAGGCGTTTACAGGCTTTTGGAGCTGGATAAGCGTGTGGACGACAGACCTCTTCCAAAGTGTGAGGTTGTCGATTTGAGGCAGGAGCTTCGTGAGGGAAACCGCTCGATTCTTTCCACCAGGCTTCAGGAGCTTATGGAGGAGCGGCTTCTAAATGGCCAGCAGACCATGCTTTTTTTAAATAGAAGGGGCAAATCGGCATTTATGTCGTGCAGAGCGTGCGGTTTTGTGGTAAAATGTCCTCATTGCGATGTATCACTCAGTGAACATAGCGGCGGAGTGATGGTCTGTCACTACTGCGGCTACAGACAGCCGGTGCCTAAGGTGTGTCCGAGCTGTGGCTCGAAGTACATTAGCGGCTTTAAGGCCGGCACACAGAAGATAGAAGCGATGGTGGCAAAGCGTTTTCCACAGGCGCGTATACTGCGCATGGATTATGACACCACGAGGGCGAAGGATGCGTATGAGAAGATTCTGCAGGCATTTTCCAATCATGAAGCCGATATACTTATCGGTACGCAGATGATTGTAAAGGGGCATGATTTTTCAAATGTCACGCTGGTTGGTGTGCTGGCGGCGGATATGTCACTGCATGTGAATGATTTTCATGCGGCGGAGCGCACCTTTGCTCTGCTGACCCAGGCGGCAGGGCGCGCCGGCAGAGGAAAGCTGCCCGGCAATGTGGTTATCCAGACCTACGACCCTGACCACTATGCCATCCGGACTGCCAAAGAGCAGGATTATGAGGCTTTTTACGATAAGGAGATAGAGTACAGGAGGCTTATGAACTATCCACCTGTATGGAATATGCTTTTAGTCCATGTCACATCACCTGATGAGAGTGAGTGCAGCAGCATGGCACAGCAAGTGTACGATATAGCGTTGCAGATGATATCGCATACAGATGAAAATCAAAGCCCTGATGATAGGCATCTGATTCAGCTCATCGGTCCTGCGGATGCGACCATCGCCAAGGTAAATGACATATACCGCAAGGTGATTTACATGAAGACATCTGACTATGCGGCGCTCATTTCAATAAAGGATGTCATAGAGCAGGCTGTGAAAGCTGATACGGCAATGAAACATGCTAATATCTCATTTGATTTCAATCCGATGAGTGGATTTTGA
- the pyrB gene encoding aspartate carbamoyltransferase: MRHLMSPLDFSVEELDKLLDLANDIEAHPEKYAHKCDGKKLATCFYEPSTRTRLSFEAAMLNLGGSVLGFHSADSSSASKGESVSDTIRVISCYADICAMRHPKEGAPLVASEKSRIPVINAGDGGHQHPTQTLADLLTIRSIKGRLNNITIGFCGDLKFGRTVHSLINALIRYDNVKIVLISPEELKVPDYVRDDVLRANNIEFKEVEKLEDAMGELDVLYMTRVQKERFFNEEDYVRLKDFYILTKEKMELAKDDMIVLHPLPRVNEISVDVDDDPRACYFRQAQYAVYVRMALILTLLGLAED; encoded by the coding sequence ATGCGTCACTTAATGAGTCCGTTGGATTTTTCTGTAGAAGAGTTGGACAAGCTTCTGGATCTTGCAAATGATATAGAGGCTCATCCTGAGAAATATGCACACAAGTGCGATGGAAAGAAGCTTGCAACCTGTTTTTATGAGCCAAGCACGAGAACCAGGCTTAGCTTTGAGGCTGCCATGCTTAATTTGGGAGGCTCGGTGTTAGGTTTCCACAGTGCTGATTCGTCATCTGCGTCAAAGGGCGAGAGCGTTTCAGATACTATCAGGGTTATTTCCTGCTATGCGGATATCTGTGCCATGCGTCATCCTAAGGAGGGTGCACCGCTTGTGGCTTCAGAGAAATCGCGTATCCCTGTAATCAATGCAGGCGATGGAGGTCATCAGCATCCTACCCAGACACTTGCTGATCTCCTTACAATCCGTTCCATCAAGGGCAGATTGAATAATATCACAATCGGCTTTTGCGGAGATTTAAAGTTTGGACGTACAGTGCATTCACTGATCAATGCACTTATCAGATATGACAATGTGAAGATTGTGCTTATCTCGCCAGAGGAGCTTAAGGTGCCTGACTATGTGCGCGATGATGTGCTTCGTGCCAACAATATCGAGTTCAAGGAGGTAGAAAAGCTCGAGGATGCCATGGGAGAGCTTGATGTGCTCTACATGACACGTGTCCAGAAGGAGCGTTTCTTCAATGAGGAGGACTATGTGCGTCTGAAGGATTTCTACATTCTGACAAAGGAGAAGATGGAGCTTGCAAAGGATGATATGATTGTACTTCATCCGCTCCCACGTGTGAATGAGATTTCTGTTGATGTGGATGATGACCCGAGAGCATGCTATTTCAGGCAGGCACAGTATGCGGTTTACGTGCGTATGGCGCTTATTCTGACATTGCTTGGACTGGCTGAGGACTAA
- a CDS encoding alpha/beta hydrolase, whose translation MFKTKKSRIPAVYRILLVAIAVMAIGGIAVNCYVGNYYRADSIAEAAIDSDREVAVTIEKKDKRIQATQYDLKLKNYTITFAPQDKEKATKALIFYPGGRVQYTAYAPLMHELAKNNFVCILVHMPGNLAVLDQNAADGIIEKYKEIYPSIQEWYMGGHSLGGAMAAEYVAKHVDEFDGLYLFAAYSTADLSDSDLRVFSVYGSEDGVLDMDKYRKYRSNLPEDTYEYVIDGGCHSYFGSYGLQKGDGTPDVAFEEQIEMTVDFITYNSK comes from the coding sequence ATGTTTAAAACTAAAAAATCCCGCATTCCGGCTGTGTATAGAATACTGCTTGTGGCAATTGCAGTCATGGCTATTGGCGGTATTGCCGTAAATTGTTATGTGGGAAATTATTATCGCGCAGATTCAATTGCGGAGGCTGCAATCGATTCAGACAGAGAGGTTGCTGTTACCATAGAAAAGAAGGACAAGCGTATACAGGCCACCCAGTACGACTTAAAGCTTAAGAATTATACGATAACCTTTGCACCGCAGGATAAGGAAAAAGCCACAAAGGCATTGATTTTTTATCCGGGAGGCAGGGTACAGTATACGGCGTATGCGCCGCTGATGCATGAGCTTGCAAAGAATAATTTCGTGTGCATACTTGTACATATGCCGGGCAACCTAGCAGTATTGGACCAGAATGCAGCAGACGGTATCATTGAAAAATACAAGGAAATATACCCATCCATACAGGAATGGTACATGGGAGGCCACTCCTTAGGCGGAGCCATGGCTGCGGAATATGTGGCAAAGCATGTAGATGAGTTTGACGGACTATATCTTTTTGCAGCATATTCGACCGCTGACCTGTCGGATTCAGATCTGAGGGTTTTTAGTGTGTATGGCTCAGAGGATGGAGTGCTTGATATGGACAAATACCGCAAATACCGCTCGAACCTGCCGGAGGATACATATGAGTATGTCATTGATGGAGGGTGCCATTCTTATTTTGGAAGCTATGGTCTACAAAAGGGAGACGGTACACCTGATGTGGCTTTCGAGGAGCAGATAGAGATGACGGTAGACTTTATTACATACAACAGCAAATAA
- a CDS encoding tRNA (adenine(22)-N(1))-methyltransferase: protein MIRLSRRMKAVASMVTAGYTLCDVGTDHGYVPIALVQSNIIPKAIAVDINKGPLERANEHIRANGLTEQITTRLSNGLEAIHDGEVDSIVIAGMGGELVIHILTAGETVCRSAKELILQPQSEVSKVREYVRNTGYKIVDEDMILEDGKYYPMFRCVPCADNSAWDNMDETTVTVCDLYGPVLIKNGNPVLRKFLVREHHKLAAIMQQLRTQDMSDSIMDRIEQINEMMAYNEAAYSTMGAIRNAGI from the coding sequence ATGATTAGGCTATCCAGAAGAATGAAGGCAGTGGCATCAATGGTCACGGCCGGCTACACGCTGTGTGATGTGGGAACCGACCATGGCTATGTGCCTATTGCCCTGGTGCAGAGTAATATAATACCGAAAGCAATTGCTGTTGATATAAATAAGGGACCGCTTGAGCGCGCCAATGAGCATATACGGGCAAACGGTCTGACAGAGCAGATTACCACAAGGCTTTCCAATGGGCTTGAAGCGATACACGACGGAGAGGTTGACTCTATTGTCATAGCAGGAATGGGAGGAGAGCTTGTTATTCACATTTTAACCGCAGGGGAGACAGTGTGCAGGTCGGCAAAGGAGCTGATTCTGCAGCCACAGTCGGAAGTGAGCAAAGTCCGTGAATATGTAAGGAACACAGGCTATAAGATAGTTGATGAGGATATGATTTTGGAGGACGGAAAATACTATCCGATGTTCAGATGTGTGCCGTGTGCGGACAATTCCGCATGGGACAATATGGACGAGACGACGGTTACTGTATGCGATTTGTACGGACCGGTACTTATCAAAAACGGTAATCCGGTGCTTCGTAAGTTCCTTGTCAGGGAACACCACAAGCTGGCTGCCATCATGCAGCAGCTAAGGACACAGGATATGAGTGATTCCATCATGGACAGAATCGAGCAGATAAACGAGATGATGGCATACAATGAGGCAGCATATTCGACTATGGGGGCAATAAGAAATGCAGGAATATAG